The Metallibacterium scheffleri region TCAACGCCGACCAGCGCGATTACGTCGCCACCGCGCAGCGCTCGGCGCAGGAGCTGCTGCGCATCGTCGACGACATCCTCGACTACTCCAAGGTCGAAGCCGGCAAGCTCGAACTGGAGAACGTCACGCTCAACCTGCGCGACCTGCTCGACAGCGTGCAGGCGCTGATGGACAAGGCCGCTGAATCCAAGCGCCTCAGTCTGCGCCTGAGCGTGGATGAGGATGTGCGCACGTTGCTGCGCGGCGATCCGGTGCGCATCCGCCAGGTGCTCAGCAACCTGGTCGGCAATGGGCTCAAGTTCACCGAACGTGGCGGCGTATCGGTGCGCGTCAGCAAGCGCGCGGAAACGCCCACCCACGAGGAGCTGGTGTTCGCAGTGCGCGATACCGGCATCGGTATCACGCCGGAGGCCGCCGCGCGGCTGTTCCAGCCCTTCACCCAGGCCGAAAGCAGCACCACGCGCCGCTACGGCGGCACCGGCCTCGGCCTGACCATCTGCAAGAAACTGGTCGAGCTGATGGGCGGCAAGATCGGCCTGCGCTCCGAGCCGGGCAAGGGCTCGGTGTTCTGGTTCAGCCTGCCGCTGGCCAAACTCCCGGGCGAGGTCGCGCAAGGCCGGCTCAGCCTGCAGGGTGTGCGCGGTCTGTACGTCGGCAGCCAGCGTGGCTACGAGAAGCTCAACCCGCTGCTGGCCGGGCTGGGCCTGCAGGTGGAATTTCTGCCGCAGCCGGCCGAGGCACTGGCGCGGCTGCGCCGTTCCGCGCCGCTGGGACGCAGCTTCGGCCACGAATTGCTGGTCGCGGAAATGGGCGGCGCGCCGGGCGAGACGCAAAATCTGGTGCGCAACGTGTTGCGCGAGCCGACCCTCGAACGCGTGCGCATCCTGTTGCCCGGCGCACCTGCCGAGGCCGGCGGTCCGCGCCTTGGCGTGCTGCCGCGCGAACCTGATGAGTCCGCATTGCGCGCCGCGCTGGAAAGCCTGTTCGCGCTGAGTTCGCACACACGTCCGCAGCCATTGATCGCGCGCGCCACGACACCGCCGGCGCGCGCACCCGCGGCGGCCACCGCCAACGAGCTGGAGCCGCCGCTGCGTGGGCGCGTTCTGCTGGTCGAGGATCACCCCGTGAACCAGCAGGTGGCGACCAAGCTGCTGTCACGCTTGGGTCTGGAAGTGGTGCAGGCCAACCACGGCAGCGAAGCACTGGATCTGCTCGGCAAGGGCGTGTTCGATCTGGTGCTGATGGATTGCCAGATGCCGATCATGGACGGCTATGCGGCCACGCGCGAGCTGCGCCGTCGCGAAGCCCTGGTCAACTCCGCGCGCATGCCGGTGATCGCCATGACCGCGCACGCCATGGCTGGCGATCGCGAGAAATGCCTGGACAGCGGCATGGATGATTACCTGTCCAAGCCGCTCGACCGCGCGCTGCTGGCGCGTACCCTCAAGCAGTGGTTGCCGAGCACGCCCGTGGAGGAGGCCATTCCGGTCGCACCGGCGCCTGTCGCGCCCGATCCAGGTCAGGTGCTGCGCGTTGCCGCGCGCGCCGCGGCGGCGCCCAGCCGCATCACCCCGCCGCCGCTGCGGCCCAGTTTCGCGCCGCCCGCGCCGCCGCCAGTCGCCAGTGGCGATCTGCTTGACGAGGAAGTGCTGCGCGACCTCGAAGACATCATGGGCGACGAGCTCAAGCCGCTGGTCACGGTGTTCCTCGGCGACAGTCCGAAACGCATCGCCATGCTCGAACAATCCGCCGCGCAAAACGACATCAATGGCCTTTCGCAGCAGGCGCACGCGCTGAAATCGGCCAGCGCCAACCTCGGGGCCAAGCGCATGTCGGCCGAGGCCAAGACGCTGGAACTGGCCGCGCGCGCTGGCCAAGTCGACAATCCGGTGGCACGCGTCGCGCAGCTCAAGGCAATGTATCTGGCCACTGCCGATGCTCTGCGCGAACGCTTCGGCGTACGTGCCTGACAGAGCCGCGTCAGGCGCTGATTCAGTCGCTCGCCGCCGGCACGACGCCGGCCGGCACCGACCATGGCGGCGGCAATTCGCGTGCGCACAGGCGTTCGGCATGCACCACGAATTGGCGCAGCGCGCGCTGGTACACCTCGCGTTTGAACGCCACCACGGCTTCGCCCGGATACCAGAAATCCACCCAGCGCCAGGCATCGAACTCGGGATGATCGACCGCGTCCAGGCGCACCTGCGCGTCCTCGCCCA contains the following coding sequences:
- a CDS encoding hybrid sensor histidine kinase/response regulator — protein: MSAMPRDRTATALLVGSLVLLAALVVLALWQMVLPWKLVLAAAALLAAVLAVLSWLRLARHWGEAEALLVPPAPTPNATRTIILEKELSALQGMQKELVTAKRAAEAATLAKSEFLATMSHEIRTPLNGILPLLDIVLGGQLNADQRDYVATAQRSAQELLRIVDDILDYSKVEAGKLELENVTLNLRDLLDSVQALMDKAAESKRLSLRLSVDEDVRTLLRGDPVRIRQVLSNLVGNGLKFTERGGVSVRVSKRAETPTHEELVFAVRDTGIGITPEAAARLFQPFTQAESSTTRRYGGTGLGLTICKKLVELMGGKIGLRSEPGKGSVFWFSLPLAKLPGEVAQGRLSLQGVRGLYVGSQRGYEKLNPLLAGLGLQVEFLPQPAEALARLRRSAPLGRSFGHELLVAEMGGAPGETQNLVRNVLREPTLERVRILLPGAPAEAGGPRLGVLPREPDESALRAALESLFALSSHTRPQPLIARATTPPARAPAAATANELEPPLRGRVLLVEDHPVNQQVATKLLSRLGLEVVQANHGSEALDLLGKGVFDLVLMDCQMPIMDGYAATRELRRREALVNSARMPVIAMTAHAMAGDREKCLDSGMDDYLSKPLDRALLARTLKQWLPSTPVEEAIPVAPAPVAPDPGQVLRVAARAAAAPSRITPPPLRPSFAPPAPPPVASGDLLDEEVLRDLEDIMGDELKPLVTVFLGDSPKRIAMLEQSAAQNDINGLSQQAHALKSASANLGAKRMSAEAKTLELAARAGQVDNPVARVAQLKAMYLATADALRERFGVRA